In Haemophilus parainfluenzae, one genomic interval encodes:
- the nagK gene encoding N-acetylglucosamine kinase, which translates to MYYGIDIGGTKIELAAFNEKLEKLYTERVPTPQTDYQDWLQAIKTLVERADAHFGEKGTVGLGLPGFVNLTTGLAEVTNIRVADNKPILTDLEKILGREVRAENDANCFALSEAWDEENTQYPSVLGLILGTGFGGGFVINGKIHSGQVGMAGELGHLQLNYHALKLLGWDKAPIYQCGCGNHACLDTYISGRGFEMLYRDLKGEELSAKEIIDRFYAKEESAVDFVRIFVELAAISIGNIITAFDPHMIVLGGGLSNFDYLYEALPKALPPHLMRSAKVPPIKKAKHGDSGGVRGAAALFLKRE; encoded by the coding sequence ATGTATTACGGTATTGATATTGGTGGCACAAAGATTGAATTGGCTGCCTTTAATGAAAAATTAGAAAAGCTTTATACCGAGCGTGTGCCAACGCCACAAACGGATTATCAAGATTGGTTGCAAGCGATCAAAACTTTAGTCGAACGTGCAGATGCTCACTTTGGTGAAAAAGGCACGGTAGGCCTTGGGTTGCCAGGTTTTGTTAATTTGACAACAGGGCTTGCTGAAGTGACGAATATTCGTGTCGCAGATAATAAACCCATTTTAACTGATCTTGAGAAAATACTCGGGCGTGAAGTACGAGCTGAAAATGATGCAAATTGTTTCGCGCTTTCTGAAGCTTGGGACGAAGAGAATACCCAATATCCTTCCGTATTAGGGCTGATTTTAGGCACTGGTTTTGGTGGTGGCTTTGTGATTAACGGCAAAATTCACTCAGGACAAGTGGGGATGGCAGGGGAGTTAGGGCATCTTCAATTAAATTATCATGCCTTAAAATTATTGGGTTGGGATAAAGCCCCTATTTATCAATGTGGTTGTGGTAATCACGCTTGTTTGGATACGTATATTTCAGGTCGTGGCTTTGAAATGTTGTACCGTGATTTAAAAGGCGAGGAATTATCAGCGAAAGAAATTATCGATCGTTTTTATGCGAAAGAGGAAAGTGCGGTTGATTTTGTTCGCATTTTTGTAGAGTTAGCGGCTATTTCTATCGGTAACATTATCACTGCATTTGATCCACATATGATTGTTCTTGGTGGTGGTTTATCGAATTTTGATTATCTCTATGAAGCGTTACCAAAAGCATTGCCACCTCATTTAATGCGTAGTGCAAAAGTGCCACCAATCAAAAAAGCAAAACATGGTGATTCTGGTGGAGTGCGTGGTGCTGCAGCATTATTTTTAAAACGTGAATAG
- a CDS encoding phosphatase PAP2 family protein codes for MFKRLSLYTLFLCLVPFFVWGFAYHWHGNNQLMEWDYWLYLLTETGSVPYALITCGVFALLFRFLFENRKQWIMGVIVMGLSVLSTQVIKTGLKTVFAEPRPFTVYLAEKTESTTDAFYHQDRSERAKLVDKFYSTQADTPAWLKAHYEDETGYSFPSGHSIFAATWLMLAVGFSQLLGNRSFKAELLIGAMTIWGVLMLISRVRLGMHYPIDLFVAIISAWIVHLIIFGFLQKKGLFNNK; via the coding sequence ATGTTTAAAAGGCTGTCATTATATACGTTATTCCTTTGTCTTGTACCATTTTTTGTTTGGGGTTTTGCTTATCATTGGCATGGAAACAACCAATTAATGGAATGGGATTATTGGCTTTATCTTTTAACCGAAACAGGTAGTGTGCCTTACGCTTTAATTACCTGTGGTGTGTTTGCTTTACTTTTCCGTTTTCTTTTTGAAAATCGTAAACAGTGGATTATGGGAGTGATTGTAATGGGCCTGTCGGTATTATCCACACAAGTGATTAAAACAGGTTTAAAAACGGTTTTTGCCGAGCCACGTCCTTTCACCGTCTATTTAGCAGAAAAAACAGAAAGCACTACGGATGCTTTTTATCATCAAGATCGTTCAGAGCGTGCAAAATTAGTGGATAAATTTTATTCTACACAAGCAGATACCCCAGCTTGGTTAAAAGCGCATTATGAAGATGAAACAGGTTATTCTTTCCCATCAGGACATTCTATTTTTGCAGCCACTTGGCTAATGTTAGCCGTTGGATTTAGCCAATTATTAGGTAATCGTTCTTTTAAGGCGGAATTACTGATTGGTGCCATGACCATTTGGGGCGTATTAATGTTGATTAGCCGCGTACGCCTTGGGATGCATTATCCAATCGATTTATTTGTGGCGATAATTTCAGCATGGATTGTTCATTTAATTATTTTTGGTTTCTTACAGAAGAAAGGCTTGTTTAACAATAAATAG
- the ribA gene encoding GTP cyclohydrolase II yields MSKIQLVAQANLPTEYGIFKMVGFEFPDTKKEHVALVMGDISNQDEPVLARIHSECLTGDALHSLKCDCGFQLAAALRQISEAGRGVLIYHREEGRGIGLINKIRAYSLQDQGMDTIEANLALGFKADERNFNVCADMFELLGVKQVRLMTNNPQKVETIKKAGINIVERVPLNVGENRYNTKYLDTKAKKMGHYIVHNNEEHLMTCPHCQEEVI; encoded by the coding sequence ATGTCAAAAATCCAACTGGTTGCTCAAGCCAATTTGCCTACCGAATATGGCATATTTAAAATGGTCGGATTTGAATTTCCCGATACAAAAAAAGAACATGTCGCATTAGTAATGGGTGATATTTCAAACCAAGATGAGCCTGTGCTCGCCCGTATTCATTCGGAATGCTTAACAGGTGATGCATTACACAGTTTGAAATGTGATTGTGGTTTCCAACTGGCGGCTGCGCTACGTCAAATTAGCGAAGCGGGTCGTGGTGTGTTGATCTATCATCGTGAAGAAGGTCGTGGCATTGGTTTAATTAATAAAATTCGAGCTTATTCGTTACAAGATCAAGGCATGGATACCATTGAGGCCAACCTTGCATTAGGCTTTAAAGCTGATGAACGTAACTTTAATGTGTGTGCCGATATGTTTGAATTATTAGGTGTGAAACAAGTTCGCTTAATGACAAACAACCCGCAAAAAGTAGAAACCATAAAAAAAGCGGGCATTAATATCGTAGAGCGTGTGCCATTGAATGTAGGTGAAAACCGTTACAATACGAAATATCTTGATACCAAAGCAAAAAAAATGGGCCATTATATTGTGCATAATAATGAAGAGCATTTAATGACTTGCCCACATTGCCAAGAAGAAGTGATTTAA
- the queC gene encoding 7-cyano-7-deazaguanine synthase QueC: MNISNPNHNRKALVIFSGGQDSTTCLIQAIAEYGVENVETVTFQYGQRHAIELEKARWIAKDLGVKQTLIDTSVIKSITHNALMDANADIEQKDGELPNTFVDGRNALFLLYAAIYAKGQGINDIITGVCETDFSGYPDCRDVFIKSMNVTLNLAMDYPFNLKTPLMYLTKAQTWALADELGALDYVRQHTHTCYEGVEGGCGECPSCKLRDKGLQEYLATKAKA, from the coding sequence ATGAATATTTCAAATCCTAATCACAATCGTAAAGCCCTCGTAATCTTCTCTGGTGGACAAGATTCCACAACCTGTTTAATTCAAGCTATTGCCGAATATGGCGTAGAAAATGTCGAAACCGTCACCTTTCAATACGGCCAACGTCACGCTATAGAATTAGAAAAAGCCCGTTGGATCGCCAAAGATCTCGGCGTAAAACAAACGTTGATTGATACGTCCGTCATCAAATCTATCACCCACAATGCCTTAATGGATGCAAACGCTGACATTGAGCAAAAAGACGGTGAATTACCTAATACCTTTGTGGATGGACGAAATGCGCTATTCTTATTGTATGCGGCGATTTATGCAAAAGGCCAAGGTATTAATGACATTATCACAGGCGTATGTGAAACAGATTTCAGTGGCTATCCCGATTGTCGCGATGTGTTTATCAAATCCATGAATGTCACCCTTAATTTAGCCATGGATTATCCGTTCAATTTAAAAACACCGCTAATGTATCTCACCAAAGCACAAACTTGGGCATTAGCTGATGAATTAGGTGCGTTAGATTATGTTCGTCAGCATACCCACACTTGCTATGAAGGTGTAGAAGGAGGCTGTGGAGAATGCCCGAGCTGCAAATTGAGAGATAAAGGCTTGCAGGAATATTTAGCAACAAAAGCAAAAGCTTAG
- the parE gene encoding DNA topoisomerase IV subunit B: MTTNYSAQEITVLKDLEPVQIRPGMYTDTTRPNHLAQEVIDNSVDEALAGFATKVEVILHADQSLEVIDNGRGMPVDIHPTEGVSGVEVILTKLHAGGKFSNKNYEFAGGLHGVGISVVNALSERVDIQVKRNGEVYKIAFENGVKVEELEVIGTCGRRTTGTTVRFKPNPKYFDSKNFSVSRLRHLLRAKAVLCSGLEIKFVDKVNNTEDVWCYQDGLSDYLTEAVNGFETLPEKPFVGEFKGSTEAVSWALLWLPEGGELIAESYVNLIPTVQGGTHVNGLRQGLLNAMTEYCEFRNKLPRGVKLTADDIWDRCAYILSLKMQDAQFAGQTKERLSSRQSAVFVAGVLKDAFSLWLNQNVQDADRLAEMAISSAQRRLNAAKKVVRKKLVSGPALPGKLADCASQNLEKTELFLVEGDSAGGSAKQARDREYQAILPLRGKILNTWEVASDQVLGSTEIHDIAVALGIDPDNEDLSQLRYGKVCILADADSDGLHIATLLCALFLRHFPKLVQDGHVYVAMPPLYRIDLGKEVFYALDENEKEAILERLKGKKGTLNVQRFKGLGEMDPSQLRETTMDPNTRRLVQLTYELGEDQGAETLELMDMLLAKKRAEDRKNWLQTNGDQVDLAV, translated from the coding sequence ATGACTACAAATTATTCTGCTCAAGAAATTACGGTTCTAAAAGATCTCGAACCGGTGCAAATTCGCCCCGGTATGTACACGGACACAACCCGTCCGAATCACCTTGCACAAGAAGTTATTGATAACAGTGTGGATGAAGCCCTTGCGGGTTTTGCCACCAAAGTTGAAGTGATTTTACACGCTGATCAATCACTTGAAGTCATTGATAATGGTCGCGGAATGCCAGTGGATATTCACCCAACTGAAGGCGTTTCTGGTGTCGAAGTGATCTTAACCAAACTTCATGCTGGCGGTAAGTTCTCAAATAAAAACTATGAATTTGCTGGTGGTTTACACGGGGTGGGGATTTCTGTCGTGAATGCCCTTTCTGAACGCGTTGATATTCAAGTTAAACGTAACGGTGAAGTATATAAAATTGCTTTTGAAAATGGCGTAAAAGTAGAAGAATTAGAAGTCATCGGAACTTGTGGCAGACGTACGACCGGCACCACCGTTCGCTTCAAACCTAATCCAAAATATTTTGATAGCAAGAATTTTTCTGTCAGCCGTTTACGCCACTTATTACGTGCGAAAGCCGTACTTTGTTCAGGCTTAGAAATTAAATTTGTCGATAAAGTGAATAACACCGAAGATGTGTGGTGCTATCAAGATGGTCTATCCGATTACTTAACCGAAGCGGTGAATGGTTTTGAAACTTTGCCTGAAAAACCTTTTGTTGGTGAATTTAAAGGCTCCACAGAAGCGGTAAGCTGGGCATTATTATGGTTACCTGAAGGTGGCGAGCTTATTGCTGAAAGCTATGTAAACTTGATTCCGACAGTTCAAGGCGGAACACACGTAAATGGTCTTCGCCAAGGCTTGCTCAATGCCATGACCGAATATTGCGAATTCCGCAATAAATTACCACGAGGGGTGAAATTAACAGCAGATGACATTTGGGATCGCTGTGCTTATATTCTTTCACTGAAAATGCAAGATGCTCAATTTGCCGGCCAAACGAAAGAACGCTTATCTTCCCGTCAAAGTGCGGTCTTTGTTGCAGGTGTTTTAAAAGATGCCTTCAGTTTATGGTTGAATCAAAACGTGCAAGATGCGGATCGCTTAGCTGAAATGGCTATTAGCTCTGCACAACGTCGTTTAAATGCCGCTAAAAAAGTCGTACGTAAAAAATTAGTCAGCGGTCCTGCTCTACCGGGTAAATTAGCCGATTGCGCATCACAAAATTTAGAAAAAACCGAATTATTCTTAGTAGAAGGTGACTCTGCGGGCGGCTCAGCCAAACAGGCTCGTGACCGTGAATATCAAGCAATTCTGCCGTTACGTGGAAAAATCTTAAATACTTGGGAAGTGGCTAGTGATCAAGTACTTGGCTCAACGGAAATTCATGATATTGCAGTGGCGCTTGGTATCGATCCTGATAATGAAGATTTATCTCAACTTCGTTATGGTAAAGTCTGTATTTTAGCCGATGCGGACTCTGATGGTTTGCATATTGCCACTCTACTCTGTGCCCTCTTTTTACGTCATTTTCCGAAATTGGTACAAGATGGGCATGTTTATGTAGCAATGCCTCCACTCTATCGTATCGATTTAGGCAAAGAAGTGTTTTATGCCCTCGATGAAAACGAAAAAGAAGCGATTTTAGAACGCTTAAAAGGTAAAAAAGGTACCTTAAACGTACAACGCTTCAAAGGTTTGGGTGAAATGGATCCGTCACAATTACGTGAAACCACCATGGATCCTAATACACGCCGTTTAGTTCAATTAACCTATGAGCTAGGTGAAGATCAAGGGGCAGAAACATTAGAATTAATGGATATGTTACTCGCCAAAAAACGAGCGGAAGATCGCAAAAATTGGTTGCAAACCAATGGCGATCAAGTGGATTTAGCTGTTTAA
- the nirK gene encoding copper-containing nitrite reductase, with translation MNEQRRDFFKNSALSLATITLGAGLSLVPSAQAEEKPSNTATTAVEKLPEIEAELTLAPNVPKPIERNYPAKVVVKLTALEQIMDLMDGVQFKFWTLNGSVPAPFIRVREGDMVEVQLSNSASSMMPHSIDFHAAAVPMGGAIASETPPTRTSTFQFRALRSGIYLYHCGSQPVDIHLAKGMYGLVLVEPKEGLPKVDREFYIMQSEFYTKGEFGDPGLQPFSMQKAIDERPEYVLFNGKVGATMDGNALKAKTGETIRLFVGNAGPNLCSSFHLIGAVFDNVYVEGGTLVNHNVQTTLIPSGSATMVETRIDVPGTYVFMDHSIFRAVNKGTMGQIVVEGEKNPNIYSGKLKDEAFKEANPQKPQPVPYEIDSHKGMDMGHSPHEHSDGNSGATRK, from the coding sequence ATGAACGAACAACGTCGAGATTTTTTTAAGAATAGTGCACTAAGCCTAGCAACAATTACATTGGGTGCAGGTTTAAGCCTTGTTCCTTCTGCTCAAGCAGAGGAAAAGCCCTCTAATACGGCAACTACTGCGGTTGAAAAATTACCTGAAATTGAAGCTGAACTGACGCTTGCGCCAAATGTACCAAAACCGATTGAACGTAATTACCCTGCAAAAGTTGTGGTAAAACTGACCGCACTTGAGCAAATTATGGATTTAATGGATGGTGTGCAATTTAAATTCTGGACATTAAACGGCAGCGTGCCAGCTCCGTTTATTCGTGTACGTGAAGGCGATATGGTGGAAGTGCAACTTTCCAACTCAGCGAGTTCAATGATGCCGCATAGTATCGATTTCCATGCTGCCGCTGTGCCAATGGGCGGCGCTATCGCAAGTGAAACCCCACCAACACGTACATCAACCTTCCAATTTAGGGCATTACGCTCTGGCATTTATTTATACCATTGTGGCAGTCAGCCTGTTGATATTCACCTTGCTAAAGGGATGTATGGTTTAGTTTTAGTTGAGCCAAAAGAAGGCTTACCAAAAGTGGATCGTGAATTTTACATTATGCAAAGTGAATTCTATACAAAAGGTGAATTTGGCGATCCTGGCTTGCAACCATTCAGTATGCAAAAAGCCATTGATGAACGTCCTGAATACGTCCTCTTCAACGGTAAAGTCGGTGCAACTATGGATGGAAATGCCTTAAAAGCGAAAACCGGTGAAACCATTCGTCTATTCGTAGGAAATGCAGGGCCTAATTTATGTTCTTCTTTCCACTTAATCGGTGCGGTATTTGACAATGTGTATGTAGAAGGCGGCACACTTGTTAATCACAATGTTCAAACGACCTTGATTCCATCTGGCAGTGCCACCATGGTAGAAACTCGAATTGATGTGCCGGGTACTTATGTCTTTATGGATCACTCCATTTTCCGTGCTGTAAATAAAGGTACAATGGGACAAATAGTGGTAGAAGGCGAAAAAAATCCTAATATTTATTCCGGTAAATTAAAAGACGAAGCCTTTAAAGAAGCCAATCCACAAAAACCACAACCTGTTCCTTACGAAATTGACAGTCACAAAGGAATGGATATGGGACATTCTCCTCACGAACATTCCGATGGGAATTCCGGTGCAACAAGAAAATAG
- the parC gene encoding DNA topoisomerase IV subunit A, giving the protein MSNINYEGIEQMPLRTFTEKAYLNYSMYVIMDRALPFIGDGLKPVQRRIVYAMSELGLNAAAKFKKSARTVGDVLGKFHPHGDSACYEAMVLMAQPFSYRYPLVDGQGNWGAPDDPKSFAAMRYTESRLSKISEILLTELGQGTVDFQPNFDGTLEEPQYLPARLPHILLNGTTGIAVGMATDIPPHNINEVADAAVMLLDNPKAGLDDVLNIIQGPDFPTEAEIISPKDDIRKMYETGRGSIKMRATWHKEDGEIIISALPHQSSPSKIIAQIAEQMTAKKLPMVEDIRDEADYENPVRIVLVPRSNRVDTDALMAHLFATTDLEKSYRVNMNMIGLDHKPAVKGLLQVLTEWLTFRRTTVTRRLQHRLDKVLARLHILDGLMIAFLNIDEVIEIIRTEDEPKQVLMARFNLSDEQTEAILNLRLRHLAKLEEHQLQAEKDKLEEERSNLELILGSERRLNTLIKKEIQEDAKKYASPRMSQLVEREEAKAISESEMTPAEPVTVILSEMGWVRCAKGHDIDPEGLSYKAGDKYLSHACGKSNQPVIFIDSTGRSYALDPLSLPSARSQGEPLTGKLTLPAGATIEQVIMETEKQELLMASDAGYGFICKFEDLIARNKAGKALISLPENAKVLKPETLSESTSLLVSLTSAGRMLIFPVRDLPVLSKGKGNKIISIPATNAKARSELLVKLFLISEQASLEFHSGKRKITLKPEDLQKFRAERGRKGSQLPRGLHSNVDIVVVEPEHNS; this is encoded by the coding sequence ATGAGCAATATTAACTACGAAGGCATCGAGCAGATGCCACTTCGCACCTTTACAGAAAAGGCTTACCTTAATTATTCAATGTACGTCATTATGGATCGTGCATTGCCTTTTATTGGCGATGGCTTAAAGCCCGTTCAACGTCGTATTGTCTATGCGATGTCTGAACTGGGTTTAAATGCCGCGGCAAAATTTAAAAAATCCGCACGTACCGTCGGTGATGTGTTAGGTAAATTCCATCCACATGGTGACTCCGCTTGTTATGAAGCCATGGTATTAATGGCACAACCCTTTTCTTATCGCTATCCTTTGGTAGATGGTCAAGGAAACTGGGGGGCGCCAGATGATCCTAAATCATTCGCGGCAATGCGTTATACAGAATCTCGCCTGTCCAAAATTTCTGAAATTCTATTAACTGAATTAGGTCAAGGCACTGTTGATTTCCAACCAAACTTTGATGGCACTTTAGAAGAACCACAATATTTACCTGCGCGTTTACCTCATATTCTGTTAAACGGTACTACCGGGATTGCCGTCGGAATGGCAACAGATATTCCTCCACACAATATTAATGAAGTAGCAGATGCAGCTGTGATGCTATTAGATAATCCAAAAGCAGGATTAGATGATGTGCTCAATATCATTCAAGGCCCTGATTTCCCAACTGAAGCGGAAATTATTTCCCCTAAAGATGATATTCGCAAAATGTATGAAACCGGTCGTGGCTCTATTAAGATGCGCGCAACATGGCATAAAGAAGATGGTGAAATCATCATTAGCGCACTTCCTCATCAATCTTCACCATCAAAAATCATTGCACAAATTGCTGAGCAAATGACCGCGAAAAAATTGCCAATGGTGGAAGATATTCGTGATGAAGCAGATTACGAAAATCCTGTGCGTATCGTGCTTGTACCACGTTCAAATCGCGTTGACACAGATGCCTTGATGGCGCATTTATTTGCGACGACTGATCTTGAAAAAAGCTATCGTGTGAATATGAATATGATCGGGCTTGATCATAAACCAGCCGTAAAAGGCTTACTTCAAGTTCTCACTGAGTGGCTGACATTCCGTCGCACAACAGTAACACGTCGTTTACAACATCGTTTAGATAAGGTACTCGCTCGTTTACATATTTTAGATGGTTTGATGATTGCCTTCCTCAATATTGACGAAGTGATTGAGATTATTCGTACTGAAGATGAACCAAAACAAGTTTTAATGGCTCGCTTTAACTTAAGTGATGAACAGACAGAAGCCATTTTAAACTTACGTTTACGCCATTTAGCTAAATTAGAAGAACATCAATTACAAGCTGAAAAAGATAAACTTGAAGAAGAGCGGTCAAATTTAGAGTTAATTTTAGGATCTGAACGTCGCTTAAATACCCTGATTAAAAAAGAAATTCAAGAAGATGCGAAAAAATACGCCAGCCCTAGAATGTCTCAATTAGTTGAGCGTGAAGAAGCGAAAGCTATTTCTGAAAGTGAAATGACTCCAGCTGAACCAGTTACGGTCATCTTATCTGAAATGGGCTGGGTACGATGTGCAAAAGGTCATGACATTGATCCGGAAGGATTAAGCTACAAAGCAGGCGATAAATATCTCTCTCACGCTTGCGGTAAAAGCAATCAACCAGTGATCTTTATTGATAGTACTGGTCGTAGCTATGCTTTAGATCCATTAAGCTTGCCTTCTGCGCGTTCCCAAGGTGAACCGCTCACCGGTAAACTTACATTACCGGCTGGTGCGACCATTGAACAGGTTATTATGGAAACTGAAAAACAAGAATTATTGATGGCATCAGATGCAGGATATGGTTTTATTTGCAAATTTGAAGATTTAATTGCACGTAATAAAGCAGGAAAAGCCTTGATTTCTTTGCCAGAAAATGCGAAAGTCTTGAAACCTGAGACACTTTCCGAGTCGACCTCACTTCTTGTGTCCCTCACTTCAGCGGGTCGAATGCTGATTTTTCCGGTACGGGATTTACCGGTATTATCAAAAGGGAAAGGCAACAAAATCATCAGTATTCCAGCAACGAATGCAAAAGCGCGGTCAGAATTATTGGTGAAATTGTTCTTAATTTCAGAACAAGCCAGCCTTGAGTTCCATTCCGGCAAACGAAAAATCACATTAAAACCGGAAGATCTGCAAAAATTCCGTGCGGAACGCGGCAGAAAAGGCTCTCAATTACCACGTGGATTACATAGCAATGTTGATATTGTGGTAGTTGAACCCGAACACAACTCATAA
- the gltS gene encoding sodium/glutamate symporter, with protein MNIVFDTYQTLALASFVLLLGYFLVKRIRVLQTFNIPEPVVGGFIVAIALTILYKVNGTSFTFEKSLQTSMMLVFFSSIGLSANFARLIKGGKPLVIFLLAAAILIVCQNIIGILGTQLLGIDPAYGLLAGSVTLTGGHGTGAAWAETFTKEFNLPAATEIAMACATFGLVFGGILGGPVSRYLLNHQKQGENPENDEVDDVQEAFEHPTYKRKVNARSIIETIAMLSLCLLIGQYLDGLTKGTHIQLPTFVWCLFTGVIIRNSLTHLFKFQVADSAIDVLGSVGLSIFLAIALMSLKLWELAGLATDVLVILAVQVVFMAFFAIYVTYRMMGKDYDAIVLSAGHCGFGLGATPTAVANMQAITSRFGPSHKAFLIVPMVGAFFIDLLNAGILKMFLNVVEALH; from the coding sequence GTGAATATTGTTTTTGATACCTATCAAACTCTTGCTTTAGCAAGCTTTGTATTATTACTTGGTTATTTTCTAGTAAAACGTATTCGCGTTTTACAAACATTCAATATCCCTGAACCTGTTGTTGGCGGCTTTATTGTGGCTATTGCATTAACCATTTTATACAAAGTAAATGGCACTTCATTCACTTTTGAGAAAAGCTTACAAACATCTATGATGTTGGTATTCTTCTCCTCTATCGGTTTAAGTGCAAACTTTGCTCGCTTAATTAAAGGCGGAAAACCATTAGTTATCTTCCTATTGGCGGCAGCAATACTCATTGTTTGCCAAAATATCATCGGTATTTTAGGTACTCAATTATTAGGCATTGATCCTGCTTACGGCTTACTTGCTGGTTCAGTTACCCTAACCGGTGGTCATGGTACAGGTGCGGCATGGGCAGAAACATTCACTAAAGAATTTAATCTACCGGCTGCGACAGAAATCGCCATGGCGTGTGCTACATTCGGTTTAGTCTTTGGTGGTATCTTAGGTGGTCCAGTATCTCGTTATTTATTAAATCATCAAAAACAAGGTGAGAATCCAGAGAATGATGAAGTAGATGACGTACAAGAAGCATTTGAGCACCCAACTTATAAACGTAAAGTGAATGCGCGCTCAATCATTGAAACCATCGCGATGCTTTCTTTATGTTTACTCATCGGTCAATATTTAGATGGCTTAACAAAAGGTACACACATTCAATTACCAACATTCGTATGGTGTTTGTTTACAGGTGTAATCATTCGTAACAGCTTAACTCACTTATTCAAATTCCAAGTGGCTGATTCAGCGATTGATGTATTAGGTAGCGTAGGTTTATCTATCTTCTTAGCGATTGCTTTAATGTCTCTCAAACTTTGGGAATTAGCGGGTCTTGCAACAGATGTATTAGTTATCTTAGCGGTTCAAGTGGTCTTCATGGCTTTCTTCGCTATCTACGTCACATACCGCATGATGGGCAAAGATTATGATGCGATTGTATTAAGTGCGGGTCACTGTGGTTTCGGTCTCGGCGCAACACCAACTGCCGTTGCTAACATGCAAGCGATTACCAGTCGTTTCGGACCATCTCACAAAGCATTCTTAATCGTACCAATGGTAGGGGCATTCTTTATCGACTTATTAAATGCCGGTATCTTAAAAATGTTCTTAAACGTTGTTGAAGCGCTTCACTAA